TGATCAGGTCGGAAAGCTCAACCATCCGTTGGAAAGTGGGACGGTAAGCTGCGGTCATGGTGATGCGGTAATTGGGATCGAAGGAAATGAATTTTCCCAATTCGCGGGCATGCTCGGCCAGTTTCACAAGGGTGGTCTTCAGAGGGTCACGGGTCAGGGAGATGCCTCCAAAATGCAAGGTTTGCACCCCATCCCACCAGCCTTCAGGGAGCAGGTGAGGATCAAACGCCAGATCCGCACTGTCGTTGCCCACAAAAAAATACCTAGGTGGGTTGGTCTCTGGGACCATGGCCAGCAAAGGGGCCTTGGGATGGCGTTGCAAATACCGCAAATCCAGCCCACCCTCCTCGCTGAGTTGCTGCAACACATCCCCAAAATCGTCCTGAGAAATGCCACCTGCAAACGCCGAAGGCAACCCGAGGCGGGCCACCACTCGGGCCACGTTCCATCCGGCCCCTCCAGCCTTGGAGTGCCACACTCCGGGCTGGACCTGAATCATGTCCGTTAACGCTTCACCGGCACTGACAAATTGCGCCAAAGTCATGTTTACTCCTTTTTCGTCCAGCGTTCTTTATCCCTGTTCTCCACTTTATCCATCATTTTGTTGAAACCCCTTTCGAGGTCTAAACCTTGCCCGTTGGCCATGCAGATCATCACAAACATCAGGTCTGCCAGTTCCATCTCCAGATCGCCCACCTCTTCACCGGCTTTGGGCTTCTTGCCATTCTGGTGGGAAATCACTCGGGCAATCTCGCCGACTTCTTCGGTCATGCGGGCAAGGTTGAGGAGGGGCGGAAAGTAACCTTCTTTGAACTGGCTGATGAAACGGTCCACGCGTTCGCTGGCTTCTTGAAAGGTGAGTGACATGGGTAACAGTTTACTTGTAGGGGCT
This DNA window, taken from Deinococcus misasensis DSM 22328, encodes the following:
- a CDS encoding carbohydrate kinase family protein, yielding MTLAQFVSAGEALTDMIQVQPGVWHSKAGGAGWNVARVVARLGLPSAFAGGISQDDFGDVLQQLSEEGGLDLRYLQRHPKAPLLAMVPETNPPRYFFVGNDSADLAFDPHLLPEGWWDGVQTLHFGGISLTRDPLKTTLVKLAEHARELGKFISFDPNYRITMTAAYRPTFQRMVELSDLIKVSDEDLQGLLPELSEEEALAQIRAWNANAWIMLTQGAKGAALLTPEGEIFVPAFKITVADTVGAGDASIGALNFSLMVHKGWGMEGHLKYALAAAAVNCTKSGAYAPTREEIEALLAQ
- a CDS encoding nucleotide pyrophosphohydrolase, giving the protein MSLTFQEASERVDRFISQFKEGYFPPLLNLARMTEEVGEIARVISHQNGKKPKAGEEVGDLEMELADLMFVMICMANGQGLDLERGFNKMMDKVENRDKERWTKKE